The Sesamum indicum cultivar Zhongzhi No. 13 linkage group LG1, S_indicum_v1.0, whole genome shotgun sequence genome includes a window with the following:
- the LOC105164666 gene encoding auxin-responsive protein IAA14, with amino-acid sequence MGVGSGMPTVNSHVSSCCLKTELTLGLPGGQKTSKSGSKRGFSETVDLRLGSSCDDEVSVSTPPPSKAQVVGWPPVRSYRKNMMKNCKYVKVAVDGAPYLRKVDLEIYTSYQQLLAALEEMFTCLTICNVVNERKIMDSSNGTEYVPTYEDRDGDWMLVGDVPWKMFVESCKRMRLMKSSEAVGLAPKTSSKGLSKS; translated from the exons ATGGGGGTGGGGAGTGGGATGCCGACCGTTAACTCCCACGTGTCG TCCTGCTGCCTGAAGACGGAGCTCACCCTGGGCTTGCCCGGCGGTCAGAAGACGTCCAAGTCCGGCTCGAAGCGCGGATTTTCCGAGACTGTGGATTTGAGACTGGGTTCCAGTTGTGACGATGAAGTTAGTGTTTCAACACCACCTCCCTCGAA GGCTCAAGTTGTGGGGTGGCCGCCAGTGAGATCATACAGAAAGAACATGATGAAAAACTGCAAATATGTGAAAGTGGCTGTGGATGGGGCTCCATATTTGAGAAAAGTTGATCTGGAGATTTACACTAGCTATCAGCAGTTGTTGGCTGCATTGGAGGAAATGTTTACATGCTTAACCATAT GTAATGTTGTCAATGAGAGGAAGATCATGGACAGTTCAAATGGCACAGAGTATGTGCCTACTTATGAGGATAGAGATGGAGATTGGATGCTGGTTGGAGATGTTCCTTGGAA AATGTTTGTTGAATCATGTAAGAGGATGAGGTTGATGAAGAGCTCTGAGGCTGTTGGattag CTCCTAAAACATCTTCAAAGGGCTTAAGCAAAAGTTGA
- the LOC105164104 gene encoding auxin-induced protein 22C, which yields MEKNGVGSLETELRLGLPGGGEVGIKNEKKRGFSDFYGGGENKNQVVGWPPVAAYRRKNVFTGGKMYVKVSMDGAPFLRKVDLSMHKGYSELVKALEELFGCHGIGEALKDEEEKCEYVPIYEDKDGDWMLLGDVPWQMFRESCKRLRIMKRADANGVGVHAKDPLSKEE from the exons atggagaaaaatggTGTGGGATCACTCGAAACGGAGCTGCGGCTGGGGCTTCCCGGCGGCGGTGAAGTGGGGATCAAGAATGAGAAGAAAAGGGGTTTCTCTGATTTCTACGGCGGTGGGGAGAACAAGAATCAGGTGGTGGGGTGGCCACCGGTGGCGGCGTACAGGAGGAAGAATGTGTTTACCGGTGGGAAGATGTACGTGAAAGTTAGCATGGATGGTGCGCCTTTTCTTCGGAAGGTTGATTTGAGCATGCACAAAGGGTATTCGGAGCTTGTCAAGGCTCTTGAGGAACTGTTTGGCTGTCATGGAATTG GGGAGGCATTGAAGGATGAGGAAGAGAAATGTGAGTACGTTCCAATCTACGAGGATAAAGATGGAGACTGGATGCTCCTCGGAGATGTCCCTTGGCA gATGTTCAGAGAGTCATGCAAGAGGCTGAGGATCATGAAGAGGGCAGATGCAAATGGTGTGGGGGTTCATGCAAAAGACCCCCTCTCCAAGGAGGAGTAG